The Sulfurimonas hongkongensis DNA segment TTGTTGGGAGAATGGTACAGTGTTAGAAACGAGAATATAACAGAAGAAGAGATGAAAGCAGAGGATGAAAAATTATTTGCTGCAATTAGGTTAAACAAACTAAAGTCTTTAAAAGAGATATTTGCAAAAAATGATATACTTTATCGAAAATATAGTTATTTAATAGATGAAAAAAATAATTTTATTATAGATAAATTAGATCTATATATAGAACTTATAGGAGATGAGGTTATAAGAAAACATTTACTCCATATATACAAAGGATTGTTGTGACTGTCAGTAATAACTTAAAAAAAGAAATTATTGATAAAATCGACAAGACTGACTCTACATCATATATTCAAAGTATATATGATAATTTTTTGCCAGATGGGTATATTAATCAAGATTGCAAGCCAAGCGAAAAGTTAATATTTTTAAAATTTGATGAGTTTAACAATCTGATAGATGATTTTTTCACTAAACTTAATAAGCATTATGAATATTTTGAAATTGAATATTTTAAATATCCTAAACAAACTCCCATAAATTATTCAGCAAGAGCCATTAAAGATGAAAAAAATAAATTTTTAAAAAAGTTTATAAAAGTATATGAGATAATAAGAGATTATTTTGGAGCAAAACTACAAGATGAAAATGAACTTTATATCTGTCCGTACTGTGAAAAAAATTATATTAATCTAGTATATACGGATGATAAAACATTAAAACCTGATTTGGATCATTATTATCCAAAAGCTTTTTATCCATTTTTGGGTTGTAGTATTGAAAATCTTATTCCAGCTT contains these protein-coding regions:
- a CDS encoding HNH endonuclease; translated protein: MTVSNNLKKEIIDKIDKTDSTSYIQSIYDNFLPDGYINQDCKPSEKLIFLKFDEFNNLIDDFFTKLNKHYEYFEIEYFKYPKQTPINYSARAIKDEKNKFLKKFIKVYEIIRDYFGAKLQDENELYICPYCEKNYINLVYTDDKTLKPDLDHYYPKAFYPFLGCSIENLIPACQVCNSRLKRDEDFYIKKHINPIEYRLFDEIIFSYDQEGIMIENTNDLKKYTEKENYLNTFKIEEIYAIHNEILDDIKVKYKMYNKSKQYGLMKSCPSLAQNEILDMVFYEYKNENKRTPFRKLKKDLYNNIKKNSTNKILY